The following coding sequences lie in one Pontibacter sp. G13 genomic window:
- a CDS encoding SGNH/GDSL hydrolase family protein — protein MNDLRYLLVVWCLATLLIQAPIFAQTVQLQPTLRILALGDSYTIGESVSPNQRWPIQLGDSLKNRGFVVDTTAIIATTGWTTGNLLAAISAQQLATMDFNLVGLLIGVNNQYQNRPLAEYQVQFAQLLDSAIAYAGGQVDQVFVVSIPDWAYTPFGQASIPGPISQAIDQFNATNKSITEARGVAYIDITPISRNGISEPVLVAGDGLHPSGEQYRRWVQAMLPVLTGDLTSIDPELKMPWSVNVDQETGRFRLFGPEKGELPVRWEMLDMTGRLLETGVIQSDHSWKAERLPAHQMVLLKIFLRNGQCFWLRV, from the coding sequence ATGAATGACCTTCGATACCTGTTGGTGGTTTGGTGCCTAGCCACGCTGCTGATTCAAGCACCGATATTTGCCCAAACGGTACAACTCCAACCCACCCTGAGAATATTGGCACTGGGAGATAGTTACACGATTGGCGAGAGTGTGTCCCCCAATCAGCGTTGGCCGATCCAATTGGGAGATTCCCTCAAAAACCGTGGATTTGTGGTAGATACTACTGCCATCATCGCGACGACTGGCTGGACCACCGGGAATTTGCTTGCTGCGATTTCCGCTCAACAATTGGCAACCATGGACTTCAATTTGGTGGGATTGCTGATTGGAGTCAATAATCAGTATCAGAATCGCCCGCTGGCTGAATATCAGGTGCAATTTGCCCAACTTCTGGACTCAGCAATTGCCTATGCAGGCGGCCAAGTGGATCAGGTGTTCGTGGTGAGTATTCCCGATTGGGCCTACACGCCATTTGGGCAGGCGAGTATTCCGGGGCCCATCAGTCAGGCCATTGACCAATTCAATGCCACGAATAAATCCATCACGGAGGCTCGGGGAGTTGCCTATATCGACATCACGCCCATTTCCAGAAATGGGATCAGTGAACCTGTTTTGGTGGCGGGAGATGGTTTGCATCCCAGCGGAGAACAGTACCGACGGTGGGTGCAGGCGATGCTGCCAGTGCTTACAGGAGATTTGACCTCTATCGACCCGGAACTTAAAATGCCTTGGAGTGTGAACGTGGATCAGGAGACAGGAAGATTCAGGTTGTTTGGACCTGAAAAAGGGGAACTTCCGGTCAGGTGGGAAATGCTGGATATGACTGGCCGTTTGCTAGAAACGGGGGTGATACAGTCAGATCACAGCTGGAAGGCGGAACGACTCCCCGCCCATCAAATGGTGTTGCTCAAGATTTTCCTGCGAAACGGCCAATGTTTTTGGTTGCGGGTCTAA
- a CDS encoding cysteine-rich CWC family protein — MTPLTSGTKSCARCDKPFECKAHDIANCHCSTVKVEDLMLKQLQDAFEGCLCNECLNSVVGLITGPPIYVKPSKMADFMDPFF; from the coding sequence ATGACCCCATTAACCTCTGGCACCAAAAGCTGTGCCCGCTGCGACAAGCCTTTTGAATGCAAGGCTCACGACATTGCCAACTGCCATTGCAGCACGGTGAAAGTTGAGGATCTCATGCTCAAGCAACTTCAAGATGCCTTTGAAGGATGCCTCTGCAATGAATGCCTCAATTCAGTGGTTGGACTGATCACAGGCCCACCCATCTATGTCAAGCCTTCCAAAATGGCCGATTTCATGGACCCATTTTTCTAG
- a CDS encoding adenosylcobinamide-GDP ribazoletransferase — MKEEIRVFFTALMFYTRIPCPSWVDHSAEYLNKATRYFPMMGWIVGGFSALILAGAMLILPIPVAVILSIVASIYLTGAFHEDGFADVCDGYGGGWTSEKILEIMKDSRVGAYGVVGFVLLMSLKITSLMALGQAGMLTVVLAVWIAHSLSRWMATWMIFRMPYARANEDSKAKPVAKGMETSSLLFASIFGWGPILIGGWLISPYWYLVPIPMLLMQGFLGKKYMKWTNGYTGDGLGAVQQATEVVAYMAMLVPLHLATMA, encoded by the coding sequence ATGAAGGAAGAGATACGCGTATTTTTCACGGCTTTGATGTTCTACACCCGCATTCCCTGTCCTTCGTGGGTGGATCATTCAGCCGAATACCTCAACAAAGCCACACGGTATTTCCCCATGATGGGATGGATTGTGGGCGGATTTTCTGCCTTGATCTTGGCGGGAGCGATGCTAATCCTCCCAATCCCTGTAGCGGTGATCTTGTCGATTGTAGCTTCCATTTATCTTACAGGCGCTTTCCATGAGGATGGATTTGCCGATGTATGCGATGGATACGGAGGAGGATGGACTTCGGAGAAGATCTTGGAAATCATGAAGGATTCCCGAGTCGGTGCATACGGCGTTGTGGGATTTGTCTTGCTCATGAGCTTGAAAATCACGAGCTTAATGGCACTTGGTCAAGCGGGTATGCTCACGGTGGTTTTGGCGGTCTGGATCGCACATTCGCTCAGTCGTTGGATGGCCACTTGGATGATCTTCCGGATGCCCTATGCACGTGCCAATGAAGATAGCAAAGCCAAACCGGTAGCCAAAGGCATGGAAACTTCCAGTCTGCTGTTTGCCTCGATCTTTGGCTGGGGCCCTATCTTGATCGGTGGTTGGCTCATCAGTCCATATTGGTACCTCGTTCCCATTCCCATGCTCCTGATGCAGGGATTTCTGGGGAAGAAATACATGAAATGGACAAATGGCTACACAGGCGATGGACTGGGAGCAGTTCAGCAGGCGACTGAGGTGGTGGCATACATGGCCATGCTCGTTCCTCTACATCTAGCTACGATGGCTTGA
- the cobT gene encoding nicotinate-nucleotide--dimethylbenzimidazole phosphoribosyltransferase has product MRADIRSLASEFPIKSPAHTLDDALRKAIDTKTKPIGSLGRLEELAFQIGQLQQTLTPTIHQPEMMIFAGDHGLAKAGVSAFPQAVTLQMVLNFLNGGAAINVFCRQHEIGLTIVNAGVAGELQDHPQLVNRPISEGTHSSLEGPAMSREATLQAIHLGARSCRVKLDAGSNWIGFGEMGIGNTASASLLMHLLTGIPLSQCIGRGTGLDDAGLIRKQNILQQVVDRVPQQPDAFLALQEVGGLEIAAMVGGMLQTASRGAVVMVDGFISTAAYLVAQSIQPALKDYAMFSHCSDESGHRAMLNHLNAAPLLALDLRLGEGTGVALAYPLVQSACHMLNEMASFEEAGVSNRS; this is encoded by the coding sequence ATGCGTGCAGATATTCGCTCCCTAGCTTCTGAATTCCCCATAAAATCTCCCGCCCATACCTTGGATGATGCCCTTCGCAAGGCCATTGACACCAAGACCAAACCCATCGGTTCACTCGGGAGACTGGAAGAACTTGCCTTCCAAATCGGACAGCTTCAACAAACTTTGACCCCCACGATCCACCAACCCGAAATGATGATCTTTGCGGGGGATCACGGTCTGGCCAAAGCGGGGGTCAGTGCATTTCCGCAAGCCGTCACCCTTCAGATGGTCCTGAATTTTCTGAATGGTGGAGCCGCCATCAATGTTTTCTGTCGACAGCATGAGATTGGTCTGACCATCGTGAATGCAGGCGTTGCGGGAGAATTGCAGGATCATCCACAGCTGGTGAACCGTCCCATTTCGGAAGGCACACATTCTTCCCTGGAAGGTCCTGCAATGAGTCGCGAGGCCACCCTACAAGCCATTCACCTAGGCGCTCGCAGTTGCAGAGTCAAGCTGGATGCGGGAAGTAATTGGATCGGTTTCGGAGAAATGGGTATCGGCAATACCGCTTCTGCGAGTCTTCTGATGCATCTGCTGACGGGCATTCCGCTTTCTCAATGTATTGGAAGAGGTACGGGCCTTGATGATGCTGGGCTCATTCGCAAGCAAAACATTCTCCAGCAGGTGGTGGATAGAGTACCCCAACAACCCGATGCATTTTTGGCACTTCAGGAAGTAGGAGGCCTCGAAATTGCCGCCATGGTGGGAGGCATGCTCCAGACCGCGTCCCGAGGAGCAGTGGTCATGGTAGATGGGTTTATCTCCACGGCTGCTTATCTGGTGGCCCAGTCGATTCAGCCAGCCCTCAAGGATTACGCGATGTTCAGTCATTGTTCGGACGAATCAGGCCACCGAGCGATGTTGAACCACCTGAATGCGGCTCCACTTTTGGCATTGGACCTCAGGCTTGGAGAAGGCACCGGAGTAGCCCTCGCCTACCCATTGGTACAATCAGCCTGTCACATGTTGAATGAAATGGCCAGCTTCGAAGAAGCCGGCGTGAGCAACCGATCATGA
- a CDS encoding DUF3299 domain-containing protein yields MKSILLNLGLICGLLVISLAPSYAQRIIDWNLLSKVTYATVFDDEAGHVYNKTIFAQEINELNGQQVEIKGYLIPMDAQGRAFALSAFPYSSCFFCGGGARESVIEIQLANFDREFMLDEIIVFRGTLNLNDDPYGLCYQLFEAVPVE; encoded by the coding sequence ATGAAATCCATCCTGCTCAATCTGGGCCTAATTTGCGGCCTGCTCGTGATATCCTTGGCTCCTTCCTACGCTCAGCGAATCATCGATTGGAACCTCTTGTCCAAGGTCACCTATGCGACGGTCTTTGATGATGAAGCCGGCCATGTTTACAACAAGACCATCTTTGCTCAAGAGATCAATGAGCTGAATGGCCAACAAGTCGAAATCAAGGGTTATCTCATCCCTATGGATGCCCAAGGAAGGGCGTTCGCACTATCTGCATTCCCCTATAGCAGCTGCTTCTTTTGTGGCGGTGGTGCCCGAGAAAGCGTCATCGAAATCCAACTGGCAAATTTCGACCGTGAATTCATGTTGGACGAAATCATCGTATTTCGCGGGACGTTGAATCTCAATGACGATCCCTACGGATTGTGCTACCAGCTATTTGAGGCGGTCCCGGTCGAATAG
- the lgt gene encoding prolipoprotein diacylglyceryl transferase, with product MEPFPLSSTLYPFQYATGFPRWKSSLSVIERYPETMTLAAIDWTVNPEIFSLGPIHFRWYGLLFATGFFLGFLMTQKVFQRENEPEKLLDSLLFLMIGGTIIGARFGHVFFYNWDYYSQNLGEIIQIQKGGLASHGAAVGLFLAFVIYRKFFSKRSVLWTTDRLAMSVALGGFFIRMGNLMNHEIVGLKADLAWAFKFHFYEEVPVPRHPVQLYEAFSYLAIFGLLFFLYWKTDARKYKGMLTGLFGILVFGVRIVMENFKTSQGGFETNFESNFGVFLSTGQWLSIPLVLFGIGLVAYSLKHKSED from the coding sequence ATGGAACCATTTCCGCTCTCCTCGACCCTTTACCCATTCCAATATGCGACGGGTTTTCCGCGATGGAAATCCTCCTTATCCGTTATCGAACGATATCCTGAAACTATGACCTTAGCTGCCATTGATTGGACGGTCAATCCTGAAATCTTTTCCCTCGGTCCCATTCATTTCCGCTGGTACGGATTGCTCTTTGCGACCGGATTTTTCCTGGGGTTCCTCATGACCCAGAAGGTATTTCAACGTGAAAACGAACCCGAAAAACTCCTCGATTCCTTGTTGTTCCTCATGATTGGCGGAACCATCATCGGAGCTCGATTTGGACATGTGTTCTTTTACAACTGGGATTATTACAGCCAAAACCTTGGGGAGATCATCCAGATCCAAAAAGGTGGACTTGCCAGTCATGGTGCGGCCGTTGGCCTGTTTTTGGCCTTTGTCATCTACCGCAAATTTTTCAGCAAGCGCTCTGTCCTATGGACCACAGACAGACTGGCGATGAGTGTCGCTTTGGGAGGTTTCTTCATCCGCATGGGCAACCTGATGAATCATGAGATTGTGGGCCTGAAAGCTGATCTGGCTTGGGCATTCAAGTTTCATTTCTACGAAGAGGTTCCCGTACCGCGTCATCCTGTCCAACTGTATGAGGCATTCTCCTATCTGGCGATTTTCGGCCTCCTATTTTTCCTCTACTGGAAAACCGATGCCCGCAAATACAAAGGCATGCTCACCGGCCTGTTTGGGATTTTGGTCTTTGGCGTCCGGATTGTCATGGAGAATTTCAAGACCAGTCAAGGCGGATTTGAGACCAATTTCGAGAGCAACTTCGGCGTGTTCTTGTCCACCGGTCAGTGGCTCAGTATCCCTCTCGTGCTTTTTGGAATCGGACTGGTGGCCTATTCGCTCAAGCACAAATCTGAAGACTAA
- a CDS encoding lactonase family protein → MHTRFLRSTPILGLVLAACLSSCDSQSSQSSDTDPIMTQQSLFVGTYTRKEGHVDGQASGVYHMTRSPQEGGKIGHLETAFEVVNPSFVKVSEDGKNLYAVSELAGEATPTGSLRAFAIGADHTLTPLNELSTLAGAPCHIELDHTQQFVAVANYLDGIVNLYRRMEDGSIAPADTIRVEGSGPTPRQKSSHAHSVRFTPDNQFALVMDLGSDKIWIFKLDQEQGQLLTHTQPVVELQGGAGPRHLDFHPTLPIAYVINELDNTINVIRMDLEAGTFKDAGAISTLPADFDGQSGCADIHVHPSGKFLYGSNRGHNSLAMFSIDEETGALTLMGHISTEGDHPRNFAISPEGDQIYVANQNASNIVLYDIDPASGMLSYTGDQWPVPTPVCIEFMPM, encoded by the coding sequence ATGCATACGCGATTTCTCCGCTCGACACCCATTCTGGGACTTGTGCTAGCCGCTTGCCTATCAAGTTGCGATTCCCAGTCCTCCCAATCATCTGATACCGACCCCATCATGACCCAGCAGTCCCTCTTTGTTGGAACCTACACCCGCAAGGAAGGCCACGTAGATGGTCAAGCCTCAGGCGTCTACCACATGACCCGATCGCCACAGGAGGGCGGCAAAATCGGCCATCTGGAAACCGCTTTCGAGGTGGTCAATCCCTCTTTTGTCAAGGTGTCCGAGGACGGGAAGAATCTCTATGCAGTCAGTGAACTCGCAGGAGAGGCAACTCCGACAGGCTCCTTGCGTGCCTTCGCGATTGGGGCTGATCACACACTCACCCCGCTGAATGAATTGTCCACCCTCGCAGGCGCTCCTTGCCACATTGAATTGGACCACACCCAGCAATTCGTCGCAGTAGCCAATTACCTGGATGGAATCGTGAATCTCTACAGGAGAATGGAAGATGGCTCTATCGCTCCCGCCGACACGATTCGGGTTGAGGGCTCTGGGCCCACACCCCGGCAAAAATCCTCGCATGCTCACTCGGTCAGATTTACCCCCGACAACCAATTTGCGCTGGTGATGGATTTGGGGAGCGACAAGATCTGGATATTCAAGCTGGATCAGGAGCAAGGACAGTTGTTGACGCACACCCAGCCCGTAGTGGAATTACAGGGTGGGGCAGGACCTCGCCATTTGGATTTTCACCCTACGTTGCCGATCGCTTACGTTATCAATGAGTTGGACAACACCATCAACGTGATCCGGATGGATCTCGAGGCGGGAACTTTCAAGGATGCGGGCGCGATCTCCACGCTTCCAGCAGATTTCGATGGGCAGAGCGGGTGTGCTGATATCCATGTTCACCCATCCGGCAAATTTCTCTACGGGTCCAATCGCGGCCACAACAGCTTGGCCATGTTCTCCATTGACGAGGAAACTGGGGCATTGACTCTGATGGGGCACATCTCGACGGAGGGCGATCATCCTCGCAACTTCGCCATTTCCCCCGAAGGCGATCAGATCTACGTAGCCAATCAAAATGCCAGCAACATCGTCCTGTACGATATCGATCCAGCATCTGGTATGTTGAGCTATACCGGAGACCAATGGCCCGTGCCGACTCCGGTGTGCATCGAATTTATGCCGATGTGA
- a CDS encoding peroxiredoxin, which yields MATLRLGDVAPDFTAQTTQGEISFHNWLGDSWGVLFSHPADFTPVCTTELGTVAKFQDEFKKRNVKTIALSVDPLADHKRWVSDIDETQHTTVDYPIIADEDRKVAELYDMIHPNASAKATVRSVFIIAPDKTVKLTLTYPASTGRNFYEILRVIDSLQLTAYEKVATPANWNEGEDCVILPSVSNEEAKELFPKGFQEVKPYLRMTPQPNLQTGGQN from the coding sequence ATGGCAACTTTGAGATTGGGAGATGTTGCTCCCGACTTCACCGCGCAGACGACTCAGGGCGAAATCTCCTTCCACAATTGGCTAGGAGATAGCTGGGGGGTCCTCTTTTCTCACCCTGCGGATTTTACCCCGGTATGTACCACGGAATTGGGGACCGTCGCCAAATTTCAGGACGAGTTCAAAAAGCGCAATGTCAAGACCATTGCACTGAGTGTCGATCCATTGGCTGACCACAAACGGTGGGTTTCAGACATCGACGAGACGCAGCATACGACGGTGGACTATCCGATCATCGCAGACGAGGACCGCAAGGTCGCCGAGCTGTACGATATGATCCATCCCAATGCAAGCGCCAAGGCCACGGTCCGGTCTGTGTTTATCATCGCTCCGGATAAGACCGTGAAACTGACCCTGACCTATCCCGCTTCCACGGGACGAAATTTCTATGAGATTTTGCGGGTCATCGATTCCCTGCAACTGACGGCCTACGAGAAAGTAGCGACCCCAGCCAACTGGAACGAGGGAGAAGATTGTGTGATTCTGCCTTCTGTGTCCAATGAGGAGGCCAAGGAGCTGTTCCCGAAAGGATTTCAGGAAGTAAAGCCGTACCTGCGGATGACTCCGCAACCCAACCTCCAGACCGGAGGTCAGAATTAG